In Rhinolophus sinicus isolate RSC01 linkage group LG17, ASM3656204v1, whole genome shotgun sequence, one DNA window encodes the following:
- the OPTC gene encoding LOW QUALITY PROTEIN: opticin (The sequence of the model RefSeq protein was modified relative to this genomic sequence to represent the inferred CDS: inserted 4 bases in 3 codons), with product MNFPASLSLLALLLQEAGPAFLPKKKKKRREEQLHREGGSNVVLHLGNYALNMDNYHEVIDLSNCEELTDXGDQVPEVKGTSLAPPNGVSSTQSTMALRTPSSNPTVTXASMRGLLASPTSHSLPTCLVCVYLGSSVYCDNADLKSIPCLPQTTAYLYACFNGIRHIWAGDFKGLSKLKRTDLSRNCISSIDDDALHLLSALQDLILPGNQLTALPRLRMGIEVLDIHLDQLQSSGIQAGAFRALEKLQFLYLDDNLMDSVPGPXPLSLHSLHLQNNVMETVHRDNLRVTKEHTTSARTVRALRRPPKAQLPGP from the exons ATGAATTTCCCAGCTTCCTTGAGCCTGCTGGCCCTGCTACTGCAAGAGGCAGGGCCAGCTTTTctcccaaagaagaaaaagaagaggagggaagagcagTTACACAGGGAAGGAGGTTCTAACGTAGTTCTGCATCTGGGAAATTATGCCCTCAACATGGACAACTATCATGAGGTCATTGACCTGAGCAACTGTGAGGAGCTCACTG TGGGGGACCAGGTCCCCGAG GTTAAAGGGACAAGCCTGGCTCCTCCAAACGGGGTCAGCTCCACTCAGAGCACCATGGCTCTAAGGACACCCTCTTCCAACCCCACAGTGAC GGCCTCTATGCGGGGCCTGCTGGCTTCCCCAACCAGCCACA GCCTGCCCACCTGTCTGGTCTGTGTGTACCTTGGTTCTTCTGTGTACTGTGATAATGCTGACCTAAAGAGCATTCCCTGTCTTCCCCAGACAACTGCCTACCTGTATGC ctgcttCAACGGCATCCGCCATATCTGGGCTGGAGACTTCAAAGGGCTGAGT AAACTGAAAAGGACTGACCTCTCCAGAAATTGTATCTCCTCCATCGATGACGATGCCCTGCATctgctgtctgctctgcaggACCTGATTCTGCCAGGGAACCAGCTGACAGCTCTGCCCCGGCTGCGTATGGGCATCGAGGTCCTGGACATCCACCTAGATCAGCTCCAGAGCTCGGGGATACAGGCTGGGGCCTTCAGG GCCTTGGAGAAGCTGCAGTTCCTCTACCTGGATGACAACCTAATGGATTCCGTGCCTGGGC CGCCCCTGAGCCTGCACTCACTACACCTGCAG AACAATGTGATGGAGACCGTGCACAGAGACAACTTGCGTGTCACCAAGGAGCACACGACATCCGCCCGCACA GTTAGAGCCCTCAGAAGACCACCAAAGGCACAGCTTCCCGGGCCATAG